In Synechococcus sp. PCC 6312, one genomic interval encodes:
- the nblB gene encoding phycobilisome degradation protein NblB: MTTVAAVQAALASEDLGDRLSGVNQLRQLPPDVAFELIQPVIEDANPRVRYAAVSQLASLGKCDLEKAQAILCDRLHNDGEVDVKAAAADAIGALKLTEAFADLASVYSNTSEWLLQFSIVAALGELGNPAATPLLLAALETDQELLKLAAIGSLGELGDRAILPVLASYIDYPDWQVRHRLAIALGQIGGEQAHNLLHQLTQDSSSTVAETATTLLAMQSA; this comes from the coding sequence ATGACGACAGTAGCAGCAGTGCAAGCAGCTTTGGCTTCTGAAGATCTGGGAGATCGGCTTTCAGGTGTTAATCAACTCCGACAACTTCCCCCTGATGTGGCTTTTGAACTGATTCAGCCCGTTATTGAAGATGCCAATCCTCGGGTACGTTATGCCGCTGTTAGTCAACTGGCCAGTTTGGGTAAATGCGATCTAGAAAAAGCCCAGGCCATCCTCTGTGATCGTCTCCATAACGATGGGGAAGTGGATGTTAAAGCCGCCGCCGCCGATGCCATTGGTGCATTAAAACTCACCGAAGCTTTTGCTGACTTAGCTAGTGTTTATAGCAATACGTCCGAGTGGTTATTGCAATTTAGTATTGTGGCGGCTCTGGGAGAACTGGGCAATCCCGCTGCAACTCCCCTACTTTTGGCCGCTTTAGAAACTGATCAGGAACTCCTCAAATTGGCGGCCATTGGCTCCTTGGGGGAGTTAGGGGATAGGGCGATTTTGCCAGTCTTAGCCAGCTACATTGACTATCCCGATTGGCAAGTTCGGCATCGCTTAGCCATTGCGCTGGGGCAAATTGGCGGCGAACAGGCCCACAATCTTTTGCATCAACTTACCCAAGATAGCTCTAGCACGGTTGCGGAAACCGCCACAACTTTGTTGGCCATGCAGTCCGCCTGA
- a CDS encoding COG3650 family protein gives MLQKRWLALIVPMFWLGFTLEGAGGTGQLKLPNSQSPSKPELVAERSPAWQFRAFGTEPFWGVNITPSGIAYSTPAGTQAEFPYVRPLYAAGRPEELVLFFNLGKTNSLTLIQTQCSDGMSDQTHLYRAIFVFNNRVYDGCANPRASSGRT, from the coding sequence ATGCTGCAAAAACGCTGGCTGGCTTTAATTGTCCCCATGTTCTGGTTGGGTTTCACTCTGGAGGGGGCGGGCGGCACAGGTCAGTTAAAACTCCCCAATTCCCAATCCCCATCAAAGCCAGAATTAGTTGCAGAACGTTCCCCGGCCTGGCAGTTTCGGGCATTTGGGACAGAACCCTTTTGGGGCGTGAATATTACTCCGAGTGGCATTGCTTATAGTACGCCAGCAGGGACTCAAGCTGAATTTCCCTATGTTCGTCCTCTGTATGCGGCTGGTCGTCCAGAAGAACTGGTTTTATTTTTCAATTTGGGCAAGACTAACTCGCTGACCCTCATTCAGACCCAATGCAGTGACGGCATGAGCGATCAGACCCACCTCTATCGAGCAATTTTTGTCTTTAACAATCGGGTCTATGATGGCTGTGCCAATCCCAGGGCATCATCCGGCCGCACCTGA
- a CDS encoding alpha-ketoacid dehydrogenase subunit beta, giving the protein MSEMLMFNALRAAIDEEMDHDPTVFVMGEDVGHYGGSYKVTKDLYKKFGDLRLLDTPIAENAFTGMAVGAAMTGLKPIVEGMNMGFLLLAFNQIANNAGMLRYTSGGNFKIPLVIRGPGGVGRQLGAEHSQRLEAYFQAVPGLKIVACSTAYNAKGLLKSAIRDPNPVLFFEHVLLYNLKDDIPAEEYWLPLDKAEIVRPGTDVTILTYSRMRHHVLQAVKTLESQGYDPEVIDLISLKPLDYDTIGASVQKTHRVVIVEECMKTGGIGAELSASIHERYFDELDAPVLRLSSQDIPTPYNGRLENLTIVQPAQIVEAVQKMTADQI; this is encoded by the coding sequence ATGTCGGAAATGTTAATGTTCAATGCGCTTCGGGCTGCCATTGATGAAGAAATGGATCATGATCCCACCGTATTTGTCATGGGGGAAGATGTTGGGCATTACGGCGGCTCCTATAAAGTTACCAAAGACCTCTACAAAAAGTTTGGTGATCTGCGCTTACTGGATACTCCCATTGCCGAAAATGCCTTTACAGGGATGGCAGTTGGAGCCGCAATGACAGGCTTAAAACCGATTGTGGAAGGGATGAACATGGGCTTTTTGCTCTTGGCCTTCAACCAAATTGCCAATAATGCCGGGATGTTGCGTTATACCTCCGGGGGAAATTTCAAGATTCCGCTAGTCATTCGCGGGCCGGGGGGGGTCGGACGGCAACTGGGGGCGGAACATTCCCAACGCTTAGAAGCCTATTTCCAGGCCGTGCCGGGGTTAAAAATTGTTGCTTGCTCGACGGCCTACAATGCCAAAGGTCTTTTGAAGTCAGCGATTCGGGATCCCAATCCGGTTTTATTTTTTGAGCACGTTCTTCTCTACAACCTCAAAGACGACATTCCCGCAGAAGAATACTGGTTGCCCTTGGATAAGGCAGAAATTGTCCGACCTGGGACTGATGTGACGATCCTGACCTATTCCCGGATGCGGCATCATGTTCTCCAAGCGGTCAAAACCCTCGAAAGCCAAGGGTATGATCCAGAAGTTATTGATTTAATTTCCCTCAAACCGTTGGACTACGACACCATTGGGGCTTCAGTCCAGAAAACCCATCGGGTGGTGATTGTGGAAGAATGCATGAAAACAGGCGGAATTGGGGCAGAATTGAGTGCTTCAATCCATGAGCGGTACTTTGATGAGCTAGATGCTCCTGTGTTGCGATTATCCTCCCAAGATATTCCTACCCCCTACAACGGTCGCTTAGAAAACCTGACCATTGTCCAACCGGCCCAGATTGTGGAAGCGGTGCAAAAAATGACGGCTGATCAGATTTAA
- the secD gene encoding protein translocase subunit SecD, translated as MGKHRGFLLVIVGLLIAALWVIVQTPPRLGLDLRGGAQLTLQVKTTEKVRQITPTILEATLKVVENRINGLGVSESQVQTAGEDKLLVQLPGVTDPEQAERVLKGTAQLDFRWQKPGTEAQLPIEKQLEGQLLFEQIKLLAAQAQLEDENKPTELAENQAALEKNKESLAKSAAAIQGLFEKTDLTGAMVREALASPVGPGSQSWSVVIRFDSQGATLFADLTKRVAGTGRSIGIFLDDKLISSPTVSVEYAQTGIQGGSAEISGGFTAQTANDLAVQLQAGALPVPLELVENRTVGATLGQDSIRSSVIAGIGGLVLVLAFMVAYYRLPGAIANIALILYAIYCYALFLLLGVTLTLPGIAGFILSIGMAVDANVLIFERTREELRAGRTLYRSVEAGFERAFASILDSNVTTLIACGALFWLGSGLVRGFALTLAIGVAVSMFTALTCSRTLLFISLTFPSLRKPNWFCPRLESAR; from the coding sequence ATGGGTAAGCACCGCGGGTTTCTACTGGTTATTGTCGGGTTACTCATTGCCGCACTCTGGGTCATTGTCCAAACCCCCCCACGCCTGGGCCTGGATTTACGGGGTGGAGCCCAATTGACTTTGCAAGTGAAAACAACCGAGAAGGTGAGGCAAATTACCCCGACAATTTTAGAGGCGACCCTGAAAGTGGTTGAGAATCGGATCAATGGCCTGGGGGTTTCGGAGTCCCAAGTCCAAACAGCGGGGGAAGATAAACTCTTGGTTCAGTTGCCCGGTGTCACGGATCCAGAACAAGCTGAACGGGTACTTAAAGGCACTGCTCAATTAGATTTTCGCTGGCAAAAACCTGGGACAGAAGCCCAACTCCCGATTGAAAAGCAATTAGAAGGGCAACTTTTATTTGAGCAAATTAAATTATTGGCGGCCCAGGCCCAGCTTGAAGATGAAAATAAACCGACAGAGTTAGCTGAAAACCAGGCCGCTCTGGAGAAAAATAAAGAGTCCCTTGCTAAAAGTGCCGCTGCCATCCAAGGCCTGTTTGAAAAAACTGACCTAACCGGAGCGATGGTGCGGGAGGCCTTGGCCAGTCCAGTGGGGCCAGGTTCCCAAAGTTGGAGTGTGGTAATTCGGTTTGATTCGCAGGGGGCGACTCTTTTCGCGGATTTAACTAAGCGGGTTGCTGGTACCGGCCGGAGCATTGGGATATTCCTGGATGACAAGCTGATTAGTTCCCCCACCGTCTCGGTTGAATATGCCCAAACAGGGATTCAAGGGGGTAGTGCCGAAATTTCTGGGGGATTTACCGCCCAAACCGCCAATGATCTGGCTGTCCAACTCCAGGCCGGAGCTTTACCTGTCCCCTTAGAACTGGTCGAAAACCGGACGGTCGGGGCAACCCTGGGCCAAGATAGTATTCGCAGCAGTGTCATTGCTGGAATTGGGGGCCTGGTACTGGTCTTAGCCTTCATGGTGGCCTATTACCGTTTGCCAGGAGCCATTGCCAACATTGCTTTAATTCTCTATGCCATCTACTGCTATGCCCTGTTTTTACTGTTGGGGGTGACATTGACACTGCCGGGAATTGCCGGGTTTATCCTTAGTATCGGGATGGCGGTTGATGCCAATGTCTTAATTTTTGAACGGACAAGGGAAGAGTTACGGGCCGGGCGCACCCTCTATCGCTCAGTCGAAGCTGGGTTTGAGCGGGCCTTTGCCAGTATTTTGGATAGTAATGTTACAACTCTCATCGCCTGTGGGGCCTTGTTTTGGTTGGGGTCGGGCCTGGTGCGGGGGTTTGCCTTAACCTTAGCCATTGGTGTCGCTGTCAGTATGTTTACCGCCTTGACCTGTAGCCGCACCCTCTTATTTATCTCCCTGACGTTTCCGAGTTTGCGTAAACCCAATTGGTTTTGTCCCCGTCTGGAGTCAGCCCGATGA
- a CDS encoding FAD-dependent hydroxylase has protein sequence MVATALRSSPETLSPGQFYDLVIVGGGIVGLTLASFFRNQALTVAVVERQTQSQAAAKQQAYALHLCSQKILAGLGIWSDLEPRVQPFTEVKLSDGNYPYIVQYQARDIGTDTVGYVAQHGALLSLLQGAINHADNIHYLCPYVVQGMTPQANTTRLSLSNSTGESLTLEARLVIAADGSQSSLRQQVGITQQGWPYPQNCVVATLEFSQTQAPIAYERFWPTGPLGVLPLSSTQYRIVWTLPAPQADIAVNMTDGEFCQALQPHLDPAMGEFHILGPRFQFPTRLCQSQAYVQSRFALVGDAAHTCHPVGGQGLNLGIRDAAALAQVILQAWERGEDIGTPSVLKRYQRWRLWQNWLILGFTDILNRLFSNQAWGIVQLRRLILQGLGRVALLRYLSLRFMAGLWGN, from the coding sequence ATGGTTGCCACAGCATTACGGTCAAGCCCAGAAACCTTAAGCCCAGGCCAGTTCTATGATTTGGTGATTGTGGGCGGCGGAATTGTCGGCCTGACCTTGGCTAGTTTTTTCCGAAATCAGGCTTTGACCGTGGCAGTTGTGGAACGTCAAACCCAATCCCAGGCCGCGGCTAAACAACAGGCCTATGCGCTCCATTTGTGTTCTCAAAAAATTTTGGCCGGCCTGGGAATTTGGTCAGATCTAGAGCCCCGGGTACAGCCCTTTACCGAAGTCAAACTGTCCGATGGGAACTATCCCTACATTGTGCAGTACCAGGCCAGGGATATTGGCACGGATACGGTTGGATATGTGGCCCAACATGGCGCATTACTTTCCCTCCTGCAAGGGGCGATCAATCACGCTGATAACATTCACTATCTCTGTCCCTATGTTGTCCAAGGGATGACCCCCCAGGCTAATACCACTCGGTTGAGTTTAAGCAATTCTACAGGTGAATCCTTAACCCTAGAAGCCCGCCTAGTCATTGCCGCCGATGGCAGTCAGTCTTCCCTCCGGCAACAGGTCGGTATTACCCAACAAGGCTGGCCCTATCCCCAAAACTGTGTGGTCGCCACCCTGGAATTTAGCCAAACTCAGGCCCCCATTGCCTATGAACGCTTTTGGCCCACCGGCCCCTTGGGTGTCTTGCCCCTCTCCTCAACTCAGTATCGGATTGTTTGGACATTACCCGCCCCCCAGGCCGATATTGCGGTCAATATGACCGATGGAGAATTTTGCCAAGCCCTCCAGCCCCATTTGGATCCGGCCATGGGAGAGTTCCATATCCTCGGGCCACGGTTTCAATTTCCCACCAGACTTTGCCAGAGCCAGGCCTATGTCCAATCCCGGTTTGCCTTAGTGGGGGATGCGGCCCATACCTGTCATCCAGTGGGGGGACAAGGCTTAAATTTAGGGATTCGGGACGCAGCGGCCCTCGCCCAAGTGATTCTCCAGGCCTGGGAGCGGGGGGAAGATATTGGTACACCCTCGGTCTTGAAGCGCTATCAACGCTGGCGGCTGTGGCAAAACTGGCTCATCTTGGGGTTTACAGACATCCTCAATCGACTCTTTTCCAACCAGGCCTGGGGCATTGTCCAACTACGACGGTTGATTTTACAAGGTCTGGGGCGAGTGGCCCTGTTGCGCTATCTGAGCTTACGGTTTATGGCTGGCCTGTGGGGTAACTAA
- the petE gene encoding plastocyanin, whose amino-acid sequence MNSKLSRPFIHILSLVLVIITCIGAWLGPVTVASAETYTIRMGSDSGNLAFEPATLTVKPGDVVQWQNNKLPPHNVIFDGSKVPADTIDLVGELSHSKLMVKANETYELEITDALPPGEYAYFCAPHRGAGMVGKLIITG is encoded by the coding sequence ATGAACAGTAAACTCTCTCGTCCTTTTATCCATATCCTGAGCTTAGTTTTGGTGATCATCACCTGTATTGGGGCCTGGTTGGGGCCGGTCACCGTGGCCTCGGCAGAAACCTACACCATCCGGATGGGATCCGATAGTGGCAACTTGGCCTTTGAACCTGCAACCCTAACAGTCAAACCAGGGGATGTTGTCCAGTGGCAGAACAATAAGCTCCCTCCCCACAATGTGATCTTTGATGGCAGTAAGGTTCCCGCCGATACCATTGATCTGGTGGGTGAACTCTCCCATAGCAAGCTGATGGTTAAAGCCAATGAAACCTATGAGCTAGAAATTACCGATGCGTTGCCCCCTGGAGAATATGCCTATTTCTGTGCGCCACATCGGGGGGCTGGCATGGTTGGAAAGCTAATCATTACGGGTTAA